The following proteins are encoded in a genomic region of Mycolicibacterium confluentis:
- a CDS encoding mannosyltransferase: MNLSRIDTKNTALRYAPVLLVLSVVARLAWTYLVPTGANFVDLHVYIGGAEALNRPGTLYSYVYADQTPDFPLPFTYPPFAAVLFYPLTLLPFGLVALLWTLGVMGALYGVVRLSQRLLGITGGTRTAMLWTAVGIWTEPMRSTFDYGQVNVLLVLAVLFAVYSTRWWVSGLLLGLAAGIKLTPAIGGLYFVGVRRWGAAVFSAVVFAGTIALSLLVVGDQARYYFTDLLGDADRVGPIGTSFNQSWRGGISRILGYDAEYNSLVVAAIAVTAVLAWLAWRAVQTAPGEQDRLGLVLVVQMFGLLLSPISWTHHWVWLIPLMIWLIQGPYRYLREARVIGWGWLVLVLVGVPWLLGFAQPSIWDISRPWPLAWAGLIYIVAAVATLAWIAALRIRCPGARRSSRYRAP; the protein is encoded by the coding sequence ATTAACCTTTCGCGTATCGACACAAAGAACACGGCCCTGCGATACGCCCCGGTGCTGCTGGTGCTCAGCGTCGTGGCGCGGCTGGCCTGGACCTACCTGGTCCCCACCGGCGCGAACTTCGTCGATCTGCACGTCTACATCGGCGGCGCGGAGGCGCTGAACCGGCCCGGCACGCTGTACAGCTACGTCTACGCCGACCAGACCCCGGACTTCCCGCTGCCCTTCACCTACCCGCCGTTCGCGGCCGTGCTGTTCTATCCGTTGACTCTGCTGCCGTTCGGCCTGGTGGCACTGCTCTGGACGCTCGGGGTGATGGGCGCCCTCTACGGCGTGGTGCGTCTGTCGCAGCGTCTGCTCGGCATCACCGGTGGGACGCGGACCGCGATGCTGTGGACCGCGGTGGGCATCTGGACCGAACCCATGCGCAGCACCTTCGACTACGGCCAGGTCAACGTCCTGCTCGTGCTGGCGGTGCTGTTCGCGGTCTACAGCACCAGATGGTGGGTGTCGGGTCTGCTGCTCGGACTGGCTGCCGGCATCAAGCTGACGCCCGCTATCGGCGGCCTGTACTTCGTCGGAGTTCGACGGTGGGGCGCGGCGGTGTTCTCGGCGGTCGTGTTCGCCGGAACCATCGCGCTGTCGTTGCTGGTCGTGGGGGACCAGGCGCGCTACTACTTCACCGATCTGTTGGGCGACGCCGACCGCGTGGGACCGATCGGCACGTCGTTCAACCAGTCGTGGCGCGGCGGCATCTCGCGCATCCTCGGGTACGACGCGGAGTACAACTCACTGGTGGTGGCGGCCATCGCGGTGACGGCCGTGTTGGCCTGGTTGGCGTGGCGTGCGGTGCAGACCGCGCCGGGCGAGCAGGACCGCCTGGGCCTGGTCCTGGTGGTGCAGATGTTCGGCCTGCTGCTGTCACCCATCTCGTGGACGCACCACTGGGTGTGGCTGATCCCGCTGATGATCTGGTTGATCCAGGGGCCGTACCGATATCTGCGCGAGGCCCGCGTGATCGGCTGGGGCTGGCTGGTGCTGGTCCTGGTCGGCGTGCCGTGGCTGCTGGGTTTCGCCCAACCGAGCATCTGGGACATCAGCCGGCCGTGGCCGCTGGCGTGGGCGGGGCTGATCTACATCGTCGCCGCTGTCGCGACGCTGGCCTGGATCGCGGCGTTGCGGATCAGGTGCCCGGG